A single window of Eucalyptus grandis isolate ANBG69807.140 chromosome 1, ASM1654582v1, whole genome shotgun sequence DNA harbors:
- the LOC104445274 gene encoding TMV resistance protein N isoform X4 produces the protein MKRNYHVFLSFRGTDVRQGFLSHLYAALDQRGIYTFVDSEELRKGEEISRTLMRAIEELHIAIIVFSEDYASSRWCLEELLKIMECKEKNGLMVFPVFYEVEPREVREGRESYKRAMDNHEYKFGKDSEKVKRWKKALFETGSLSGWELNDRDEADLIQCIVKELSIHLNRTPLHVAKYPVGIDSRVQELIWLSQKESADDDVLMIGLWGPGGIGKTAIAKALYNAMMRQFQGTDAVKAMVLDLARPEAIIISLDAFANMNKLRILILRGGCISSQAQVRLPNELRWLEWSNAPNLEFGSGPNKLVRLNVWKSHIKQLVGNFQNFRKLKSINLYECKSLVSIPDLSPAPNMERLTLYGCESLVEVHPSVGNLAKLEVLSLESCSNFSNFPNTLRTKSLQILRLSGCSKLEKFPDIDGEMEHLKRLYLHRTGIKELPASIQNLISMEWMDLAFCENLVRLPSHIYKLKNLMYLKLSGCSNLITFPKNMEDSIDPNVSLGFRKLKFLILKGCDLSEVEFLESTSSFPKLEHLNLSYNKFTHLPTCINKYYSLRRLTVKGCELLQEIPQLPPNFNRLSAPNCKSLQKLPDFLWDSGDSTSCLLFREGVNMDDVSYEMGSLDVVISGREMPKWIQPCKEYSIFFMIPQDLYDEIKGLAFCVVLSPEEGKVVDVLWNITLFVNGQEAMAWEEELLSIESDHVWLYYDLHFFEHSVKELLQNDRSHFQVCFKAKQGCIKKCGFRLICEQKEDDPRVVFPAPPADGSNVNVFSEDSEEDNST, from the exons ATGAAAAGGAattaccatgtgttcctcagtTTCAGAGGAACAGATGTCCGCCAAGGCTTCCTCAGTCATCTCTACGCGGCTCTGGACCAGAGAGGAATATACACTTTTGTGGATAGCGAGGAGCTTAGGAAAGGAGAGGAAATATCGCGGACACTCATGAGGGCGATCGAGGAATTGCACATCGCGATCATCGTTTTCTCTGAGGATTACGCTTCCTCACGGTGGTGTTTGGAAGAGCTCTTGAAaatcatggagtgcaaggagAAAAACGGCCTGATGGTGTTCCCAGTGTTTTACGAAGTGGAACCCAGAGAAgtgagagaggggagagagagttaTAAGAGAGCTATGGATAACCATGAGTACAAATTCGGGAAGGATtcagagaaagtgaagagatggaagaaggcTCTCTTTGAAACCGGTAGCTTGTCTGGGTGGGAGTTGAATGACAG AGACGAAGCGGATCTCATACAATGCATCGTGAAGGAATTATCGATTCATCTCAACCGAACACCCTTACATGTCGCTAAGTATCCAGTCGGAATAGATTCTCGAGTTCAAGAACTAATATGGTTGTCACAAAAAGAGTCGGCTGATGATGATGTTCTGATGATAGGTCTATGGGGACCCGGAGGCATAGGGAAGACAGCAATTGCCAAGGCCCTATATAATGCTATGATGAGACAATTTCAG GGGACGGATGCTGTAAAGGCCATGGTATTGGACTTGGCCCGACCAGAAGCGATAATCATCAGTCTTGATGCTTTCGCAAATATGAACAAGTTGAGAATACTCATTTTGCGTGGAGGTTGTATCTCTTCACAGGCTCAAGTACGTCTCCCTAATGAGCTAAGATGGCTTGAATGGTCCAATGCCCCAAATCTAGAATTTGGCTCTGGTCCAAATAAACTCGTGAGACTCAATGTCTGGAAAAGTCATATCAAACAATTAGTGGGCAACTTTCAG AATTTTAGGAAGTTGAAGTCCATCAATCTCTATGAATGCAAGTCTTTGGTTAGTATTCCTGATCTGTCACCGGCTCCAAATATGGAGAGATTGACTCTTTATGGGTGTGAGAGCTTGGTGGAGGTTCACCCATCCGTTGGAAATCTTGCCAAGCTAGAAGTTTTGTCACTAGAATCGTGCtctaattttagtaattttcctaaCACGCTAAGGACTAAATCTCTTCAAATCCTTCGTCTCTCTGGTTGCTCTAAACTTGAGAAGTTCCCAGATATTGACGGAGAGATGGAACATCTGAAAAGACTTTATCTACATAGGACAGGTATTAAAGAACTCCCtgcatcaattcaaaatctTATCTCTATGGAGTGGATGGATTTAGCATTTTGCGAAAACCTCGTGAGGCTTCCATCACACATTTATAAGTTGAAAAATCTCATGTATTTGAAACTTTCTGGCTGCTCGAATTTAATCACATTTCCCAAAAACATGGAGGATTCAATTGATCCTAATGTCAGTCTGGGATTCCGAAAACTAAAATTCCTAATACTTAAGGGCTGCGATCTATCAGAAGTAGAGTTCCTTGAGAGTACTTCCAGTTTTCCCAAATTGGAGCACCTTAACCTTTCATATAACAAGTTTACTCATCTGCCGACATGCATCAACAAGTACTATAGTTTGAGGCGATTGACGGTTAAGGGATGCGAGCTACTACAAGAGATTCCTCAGCTTCCGCCAAATTTTAATAGGCTATCAGCACCTAATTGCAAATCCCTGCAAAAACTCCCAGATTTTCTGTGGGATTCGGGTGACTCGACTTCATGTTTATTATTCCGCGAAGGAGTCAATATGGATGATGTGTCTTacgag ATGGGCTCGCTCGACGTTGTTATAAGTGGAAGAGAGATGCCTAAATGGATTCAACCCTGTAAAGAGTattccatatttttcatgattccaCAGGACTTGTATGATGAGATTAAAGGACTAGCATTCTGTGTTGTTCTTAGCCCGGAGGAAGGAAAAGTGGTCGACGTTTTATGGAATATCACATTATTTGTTAATGGCCAAGAAGCGATGGCTTGGGAAGAAGAACTTTTGTCAATAGAATCTGATCATGTGTGGCTTTATTATGATTTACACTTTTTTGAACATTCAGTGAAGGAGCTTTTGCAAAATGATCGGAGCCATTTCCAAGTTTGCTTCAAAGCAAAACAGGGATGCATAAAGAAGTGTGGATTCCGTCTCATATGTGAACAAAAGGAGGATGATCCGAGGGTGGTGTTCCCAGCACCACCAGCTGATGGAAGCAATGTGAACGTTTTCTCAGAAGACTCAGAAGAAGATAATTCAACATAA
- the LOC104445274 gene encoding disease resistance protein RUN1 isoform X2: MKRNYHVFLSFRGTDVRQGFLSHLYAALDQRGIYTFVDSEELRKGEEISRTLMRAIEELHIAIIVFSEDYASSRWCLEELLKIMECKEKNGLMVFPVFYEVEPREVREGRESYKRAMDNHEYKFGKDSEKVKRWKKALFETGSLSGWELNDRDEADLIQCIVKELSIHLNRTPLHVAKYPVGIDSRVQELIWLSQKESADDDVLMIGLWGPGGIGKTAIAKALYNAMMRQFQVCSFLEQVREKSHRSDGLVTLQKDLLSEILVHPLTIYSVAGGISLIQERLCCKKVLLVLDDVDHMNQLNALAGKGNWFGKGSRIIVTSRDKHLLISHDKNYVYEVKTLKDDEARDLFGQHAFTNSNKVEIRRDLIDGALHYADNIPLALEVLGSFLRGRNKAAWESALHKLSKSPDQTINRVLKTSFDGLDENEREIFLDIACFFKGNEIEYIQKILDSCDFDTTIGMEILIERSLIKNERGYLQMHDLVQLMGMNIVKQECRDDPGKRSRLWLLEDVEDIFYHNTGTDAVKAMVLDLARPEAIIISLDAFANMNKLRILILRGGCISSQAQVRLPNELRWLEWSNAPNLEFGSGPNKLVRLNVWKSHIKQLVGNFQNFRKLKSINLYECKSLVSIPDLSPAPNMERLTLYGCESLVEVHPSVGNLAKLEVLSLESCSNFSNFPNTLRTKSLQILRLSGCSKLEKFPDIDGEMEHLKRLYLHRTGIKELPASIQNLISMEWMDLAFCENLVRLPSHIYKLKNLMYLKLSGCSNLITFPKNMEDSIDPNVSLGFRKLKFLILKGCDLSEVEFLESTSSFPKLEHLNLSYNKFTHLPTCINKYYSLRRLTVKGCELLQEIPQLPPNFNRLSAPNCKSLQKLPDFLWDSGDSTSCLLFREGVNMDDVSYEMGSLDVVISGREMPKWIQPCKEYSIFFMIPQDLYDEIKGLAFCVVLSPEEGKVVDVLWNITLFVNGQEAMAWEEELLSIESDHVWLYYDLHFFEHSVKELLQNDRSHFQVCFKAKQGCIKKCGFRLICEQKEDDPRVVFPAPPADGSNVNVFSEDSEEDNST; this comes from the exons ATGAAAAGGAattaccatgtgttcctcagtTTCAGAGGAACAGATGTCCGCCAAGGCTTCCTCAGTCATCTCTACGCGGCTCTGGACCAGAGAGGAATATACACTTTTGTGGATAGCGAGGAGCTTAGGAAAGGAGAGGAAATATCGCGGACACTCATGAGGGCGATCGAGGAATTGCACATCGCGATCATCGTTTTCTCTGAGGATTACGCTTCCTCACGGTGGTGTTTGGAAGAGCTCTTGAAaatcatggagtgcaaggagAAAAACGGCCTGATGGTGTTCCCAGTGTTTTACGAAGTGGAACCCAGAGAAgtgagagaggggagagagagttaTAAGAGAGCTATGGATAACCATGAGTACAAATTCGGGAAGGATtcagagaaagtgaagagatggaagaaggcTCTCTTTGAAACCGGTAGCTTGTCTGGGTGGGAGTTGAATGACAG AGACGAAGCGGATCTCATACAATGCATCGTGAAGGAATTATCGATTCATCTCAACCGAACACCCTTACATGTCGCTAAGTATCCAGTCGGAATAGATTCTCGAGTTCAAGAACTAATATGGTTGTCACAAAAAGAGTCGGCTGATGATGATGTTCTGATGATAGGTCTATGGGGACCCGGAGGCATAGGGAAGACAGCAATTGCCAAGGCCCTATATAATGCTATGATGAGACAATTTCAGGTTTGTAGTTTTTTGGAGCAAGTTAGAGAAAAATCACACCGAAGCGATGGTCTTGTTACTTTACAAAAGGATCTTCTATCTGAGATCTTGGTTCATCCTTTAACGATCTATAGTGTCGCTGGAGGAATTAGTTTGATACAAGAAAGACTATGTTGCAAGAAGGTTCTCCTGGTCCTTGATGATGTTGACCATATGAATCAACTGAATGCATTAGCTGGAAAAGGCAATTGGTTTGGAAAAGGAAGTAGAATCATTGTTACATCAAGAGATAAACATTTACTAATTTCTCATGACAAAAATTATGTGTATGAAGTTAAAACTTTAAAAGATGATGAAGCACGAGACCTTTTTGGTCAGCATGCCTTTACAAATAGCAATAAAGTAGAAATAAGAAGGGATCTCATTGATGGAGCACTGCATTATGCCGATAACATTCCATTAGCCCTGGAAGTGTTGGGCTCATTCTTACGTGGAAGAAACAAAGCTGCTTGGGAAAGTGCATTGCATAAACTCTCCAAAAGTCCTGACCAAACTATTAATCGAGTTCTCAAAACGAGCTTTGATGGATTGGACGAGAACGAGAGGGAGATTTTCCTCgatattgcttgtttctttaagGGAAATGAAATAGAATACATCCAGAAAATTCTTGACAGCTGTGATTTCGACACAACCATAGGAATGGAAATTCTCATTGAGAGGTCCTTGATAAAAAATGAGAGGGGTTACctgcaaatgcatgatttggTTCAGTTGATGGGTATGAATATTGTTAAACAAGAATGTCGCGATGATCCTGGAAAGCGCAGTAGATTATGGCTTTTGGAAGATGTTGAGGacattttttatcataatacG GGGACGGATGCTGTAAAGGCCATGGTATTGGACTTGGCCCGACCAGAAGCGATAATCATCAGTCTTGATGCTTTCGCAAATATGAACAAGTTGAGAATACTCATTTTGCGTGGAGGTTGTATCTCTTCACAGGCTCAAGTACGTCTCCCTAATGAGCTAAGATGGCTTGAATGGTCCAATGCCCCAAATCTAGAATTTGGCTCTGGTCCAAATAAACTCGTGAGACTCAATGTCTGGAAAAGTCATATCAAACAATTAGTGGGCAACTTTCAG AATTTTAGGAAGTTGAAGTCCATCAATCTCTATGAATGCAAGTCTTTGGTTAGTATTCCTGATCTGTCACCGGCTCCAAATATGGAGAGATTGACTCTTTATGGGTGTGAGAGCTTGGTGGAGGTTCACCCATCCGTTGGAAATCTTGCCAAGCTAGAAGTTTTGTCACTAGAATCGTGCtctaattttagtaattttcctaaCACGCTAAGGACTAAATCTCTTCAAATCCTTCGTCTCTCTGGTTGCTCTAAACTTGAGAAGTTCCCAGATATTGACGGAGAGATGGAACATCTGAAAAGACTTTATCTACATAGGACAGGTATTAAAGAACTCCCtgcatcaattcaaaatctTATCTCTATGGAGTGGATGGATTTAGCATTTTGCGAAAACCTCGTGAGGCTTCCATCACACATTTATAAGTTGAAAAATCTCATGTATTTGAAACTTTCTGGCTGCTCGAATTTAATCACATTTCCCAAAAACATGGAGGATTCAATTGATCCTAATGTCAGTCTGGGATTCCGAAAACTAAAATTCCTAATACTTAAGGGCTGCGATCTATCAGAAGTAGAGTTCCTTGAGAGTACTTCCAGTTTTCCCAAATTGGAGCACCTTAACCTTTCATATAACAAGTTTACTCATCTGCCGACATGCATCAACAAGTACTATAGTTTGAGGCGATTGACGGTTAAGGGATGCGAGCTACTACAAGAGATTCCTCAGCTTCCGCCAAATTTTAATAGGCTATCAGCACCTAATTGCAAATCCCTGCAAAAACTCCCAGATTTTCTGTGGGATTCGGGTGACTCGACTTCATGTTTATTATTCCGCGAAGGAGTCAATATGGATGATGTGTCTTacgag ATGGGCTCGCTCGACGTTGTTATAAGTGGAAGAGAGATGCCTAAATGGATTCAACCCTGTAAAGAGTattccatatttttcatgattccaCAGGACTTGTATGATGAGATTAAAGGACTAGCATTCTGTGTTGTTCTTAGCCCGGAGGAAGGAAAAGTGGTCGACGTTTTATGGAATATCACATTATTTGTTAATGGCCAAGAAGCGATGGCTTGGGAAGAAGAACTTTTGTCAATAGAATCTGATCATGTGTGGCTTTATTATGATTTACACTTTTTTGAACATTCAGTGAAGGAGCTTTTGCAAAATGATCGGAGCCATTTCCAAGTTTGCTTCAAAGCAAAACAGGGATGCATAAAGAAGTGTGGATTCCGTCTCATATGTGAACAAAAGGAGGATGATCCGAGGGTGGTGTTCCCAGCACCACCAGCTGATGGAAGCAATGTGAACGTTTTCTCAGAAGACTCAGAAGAAGATAATTCAACATAA